One part of the Chrysemys picta bellii isolate R12L10 chromosome 14, ASM1138683v2, whole genome shotgun sequence genome encodes these proteins:
- the LOC101939527 gene encoding ferritin heavy chain A-like translates to MESQVRQNFHRECEAAINCVVNLELRASYVFMSMSCYFERDDVALRHMAQFLMEQSHEHKEHAEKFLQYQNKRGGRSVLQDIEKPERDEWGNSLEVLQHALQLEKTLNQALLDLHKVATEQNDPHLCDFLESDYLEEQVKAIKQLGDHLTNLKRLGVPQNGMGEYLFDKLTLGESS, encoded by the exons ATGGAGTCTCAGGTGCGCCAGAACTTCCACCGGGAGTGTGAGGCTGCTATCAACTGTGTTGTGAATTTGGAGCTGCGTGCTAGCTATGTCTTCATGTCTATG TCTTGCTACTTTGAGCGTGATGATGTGGCCCTGAGGCACATGGCCCAGTTCCTGATGGAGCAGTCCCATGAGCACAAGGAGCATGCAGAGAAGTTTCTGCAATACCAGAACAAGCGAGGGGGACGCAGTGTCCTGCAGGACATAGAg AAGCCAGAGCGGGATGAGTGGGGAAACAGCCTGGAGGTCTTGCAGCATGCTCTGCAGCTGGAGAAGACCTTGAACCAGGCCCTGCTGGACCTGCATAAAGTGGCTACAGAGCAGAATGATCCTCAT CTTTGTGACTTCCTGGAGTCTGACTACTTGGAGGAGCAGGTGAAGGCCATCAAGCAGCTGGGAGACCACCTCACTAACCTGAAGCGCCTAGGAGTACCCCAGAATGGCATGGGAGAGTACCTGTTTGACAAGCTCAccctgggggagagcagctgA